In Esox lucius isolate fEsoLuc1 chromosome 22, fEsoLuc1.pri, whole genome shotgun sequence, the genomic window CTACAGTCACTAGGTACTATAAACTCAGTGCCTGATCAGTACTGGATGCATCCACAGCAGACAGTTTGGCAGTGACAGAAGCCAGCTGTTAATCTCATCTCTAAACTGCGTGGGGGATGCTTTCCAAATGCCACCTTACATCCTTCATAGTGCACTTTATTTTTACCCGGACGCTTAACCGTGCCCTACATCGTATTGGgtgtagggtgtcatttgggaattAGCTGCTGTGCTGGCCTGCCCACTGGTCCATTGCATACAGCCCCGGCCCTCCACTCCCAGACACCAGCTGAGTGGAGTGCAGCACAGAGCCGCTTGGACAGGCCTGCCCATGCACATGTGCACCTCAGAGATAAAGAATCCCATATGGCACCTCGTTCCCTATTTAGTCCACTGTAATTGACCAGGGCCCGTATACGTTTCTGGTCAGAAGTGGTGCACTGTGGGAAATGGCAAGATTTTTATAGCACAACGGCTAGGTCTGGTAGGAACTACTGTATGATAATCATAGTGCTTAATTGTGCAATGTAAAGCTGCTCATGGACTTTGAATGACCTTTCCCATCGAATAATATCTACATAAATAGAATGAGTGCTATCTTAATATGAAGCCTTACAGCCCCAAAGGTTTCAACTGGAATATACAGCATTTGCtgtttgggttttttttttatgggagATTGTACACACAAAGGTGGACACGTAGCCAGCAGGAAAACAATGTGTTGTAAGAATGAGTTTTTCAGTTGGGATTTCTCCTGTCGAATAGCTTTGGTTTGTCTGGAGACTGACACGTGTCCTTCATCCTGATATCGTCCGTTCCAACATATAACATCTGATCCCAATCAAATCCCGTTTCTATCTACAACTGTCTACACTTGTCGGAGCAGGTGGTCACAATCCAGAATTTGTACAAGACCAGGACAAGGAACACGTCAGCTTCAGGAATAATGGGGCAAGCGAGAGGAGGAAGCCTAAACAATGTAAAACCATATGCCAAAGAATACCTTCCCCCTGGGTGTAAACTGCAGTAAATTAGGACTGTTGACTATAATGGGGCTCATTAATAGGAACAGCAGGGAAGGCTGGATAGCGGCAGAAAAACACAACGGGTACTTAAAGTCCCCATGCAgtctttttcatttaatttttaaaTCAGCACTTTATGTCTAATAATGCTCTGTGTGTGCTTATTTTGCCAACTCCAAAATGATCCTCTGTGGCCATCTGTCTGATCATGTGGGCAGTAGGAAACACATCTAAAGATGTTTACACACACCTTGATTGGGTGAAATGATGAACGTTTTTACGCACACATACCTGATTGGGTGAAATTAAGGTCTAAGAACAGTCATATGCAGCTGGCCAAAAATACCGTCCCACCAAAGCAGGCTGAAGTTCCTGAAGAGTTTCTGAAAGAGCTCttacacagaaaatacattattgtcATTTTCCACATTTGAAGATGTTATTTTGATCAAATGGTCTAAGATATGTTTTAAAGAAGAACACCGGGTATTTAGGATGTTTATGTTTAATTCTGAGCTTGTTCAGGGATCTAACTAAACTGTAAGATGCATGGGTGCCCACAAGAGAGGTTTGATATGATTGCCTGCATAAAAAAGTTGACATATTCATTATGAACATTTCTGGAGCCAAAGCTCTGCTTCAAGTGTGAAATGccaattttgtttttcattttatttaataccCACCAAAAAGACAAGTAAAAGACAAACAATgcttataaaataaaaacatgtaaaaatagaGCAGTGGTTTGGAAACCCAAAAGGGTTTATATAAAACACACTAGATAGATATAATGGATGTATTTGTAGATGCATAATTACCTTttaatataattagagggagtGTTGCACATTTATTTAGTTTGACAAGTAATTATTTGAAAGATATATATACCGACACAGAAACCACCAATCTTTCTGATGACATAACTTGGAAGTATGAAGTAAATCTTTCCAATTTAGTGTTAATTCAACTAAATGTCCTCAGAATCAACTTGACAATTTGACAATTAAtcagtaatcagtaatgtacATCAGAAAAAAGACTTAATGAGATGTTGTCAGACAACCATGTTTGACAATCAGAAATGGTACTTTGAgcatgtacattattttatattcatgtaTGGAGTTTAACTTGATTAGTTTATGAATTGATGCAACTAATAATGTAAACAGGTAATTAGCAAATATTGAGATGATGtagattaataaaatgtaactaacaaatgtgaaaacaaaatatgggTTATACATGATATGTTATATGCATCGATAAGCCCTTAACTTGAGCTTGTGAGTGGAGTGGAGATGGGCGGGGGGTTTGTaggtataaaaaaaactttaatgtAGTGATTCTTTTTTTAGTATTCCTTTGTATTTAATTCCTTCGGTTATTTCATATTCCActcattttttatttccttaatTGTTTTTGGCAGATGGGAATGTTGTTGTCTCTGGACTGAACCCTTCAGCAAAAATTGGTCTGTGAGAATACGGGGCCACGCCTATATTGGCTtcattgataaataaataaaaattcttATTTCAGAAATTCCTACTGGTATCACTGGcaaaagggaaggaaaagaaaagaaaagaaaagacagaagacTGCAGCACAGTCAATGATATAGATCAAGGACAAGAAAGGTCCAAATATCAAAAACCCTGTGGCACAAGATACCACGTCTCTGAAAGATGCATTACCATTTGCCAGTACAAACTGTTCTCCATAATATACAAACACGTTATTACATTCATATTATTCATCTTATGTCTTTTTCGGACGACTGTACTATTACCAGTCACATCGGCTGAGAACGTTGTGATTGTAATTAAGCCCTGTCGtgtaataatattatatttgcAAATACATATCAGCAATACCCCCTGAAGATCCGGAGCTTACCTGAgggaggtgtgtgcgtgtgtgtgtgcgtgtgtgtgtgcgtgtgtgagttcAACCACCAGAAAATGATcctgaacacagcacatttCTCAAGTCAATACCCGAGGACCGGAGGAAGTCAAATGGTTTCTCAGGAGCAGAGAAGATCGTGCTGCGTTCTAACAGCCATTTCTATGGTAACACATCAAAGGGGCACTCCATTCTTGTCCCTGAGGAGCTGAAGGACCTCGGCTAGGTTACGTGACGCTGCTGCATGTTATGTACTTCTGAGAAGTAGCCTGCTGATTTCCGCTCCTCCTGCCACCATTTGCTAAGGAGTAATGGATGGCTGCTGAAAATTGATGGTGAGGCATGTTCAAACAAGACTGATTTCAATCAAGGAATTCCATCTAGGCCTAGCTATCCCAAATGAGAGAGATTGAAAAGCATATGCAGTTGGCTGTTATTTCCATGTCTTTCCAGATTGTAGAGTTGAAGGTATGGTCTTTTTATGGGTAATGTGTAAAGAGCAAATCATAAACTTGACAAGCTCATTATttaatggtttatttttttaaaaccatctattccatttaaaaaaatatataataactgtaatgttttttaaatgtagaaacacaatggaaaataaaaagttCTAGGTACTGAAATATAAGCCTACTGAATCCAGTTTTCTTTCTTCAGAAATGTCATTGCATCTTCATGGCCCTCTTCACAGTACTGGAGCATCCTTGCCTCTGGGGGAGGAAATAAGGACTGGTTCAACCTAACGATGTTCTCCTTGGAAAGCTgagggacaaaaaaaacaaataaataaataaaacctgtCAACCATCACTTCCACAACACCGAAACCAATTTCATCCTAtcaaaaaaccaaaaaaaaaaaaaaaaatgtccagcTTGTAAAATACCGTTCCTCATGGCCAACGATGCGAAATGACACGGAAAAACCGAACCAAGACAGGAACAGGCCCTCTGTTCACCGAAACAGGTCGCTGAATATGCGTGTTTTCTGCATTCCTGTGGATATACCATCCAACCGTGTTAATGATGCCTACCATGACGCCCATGTTGGCCAGTCGGAGGTGGAGGTTCAACAGTCCTCTGTGTTTTGGGCAGATGTCTTGGTGACCAGCGAATGGTGACACTGTGACTGTACGCCCCTCCGGCAGCACAGGGAGGCCGTCCGTAAAGCCCCCGTCAATCCATTTCTGTAAGACGCGTGTAACGTGCGTTACAGTTTGTTGGTTGACGTCGGGTTATAGGAAAACACTAAGCGACGGTAAGCGCTCAACGGAAATCATTCACAAGGCTTGCCTTTTGCAAAGCAGCTATTACCTTGCCTTTCCATTCCACTGGTTTGATTCCAGCATAGACAGGCACAAAACTACTGGCCAGGAGTACCTTCATAATTGACAGAACAAAGCATTGTCATTATGTCAGACCACATACTAAAATATGTAGAAAAGTCATTTGTGAATATTACTTCACCCAGACATAAGGCTAGATACCAACTTCTCTGGACTTACTGAAATACCAACAACAGACCATCAGGAAAAAACAATGGCCAGGATTCTTATTTAAAATGGCTTCGACCGCCTTGTGTTAACGCCAAAGTCTGTGGTAAAACACTTCACTGTAATCTGCTCATGCTCGTTGCAGGCTACCTTTATGAGGTCCTCCCTAGAGGCAAAGTGTGACACAATGCTGTTCTTGCCGCTTTTCGAATGTGTTATAGAGATGTGAAGGCGGTCTCCTGCTATGCTGTGGGCATTGCTGGGCAGAAACTCCTCGATGCCATCCCTGAGGAGGACAAAGGGACAGATGCTTGCTtgtcatgtttttaattaatttaacaaCTCTGTACAGCCCtgtaataaaacatgcaatCTGCTGGCTGTGTTACACATGTACTTAATGAAGAAACAAGCGCAGCCATTGTTCAGTTCTACGGCCTAGTTTTCAGTTTTACTCCCACACATGCTACATTTCATTATAAAGGTGAATGAAAGAACAGTGACACAATCATCAGACTTAGCTTGATGAAATTTTTTCTTGGTAAGCCATTCTAATTACGTTTGTCATTGATGCTGACTACCCCTTTTATGTTTGCAGAAGCGCAAAGTCCCCCTTGAACCCAAAGCTAGCTGTTGCATTAAcactaaaacaaatatattttcctgcATGTGTACCTGAGTGTAAGCATGAAGTCATATCCAGGTGTTACAGCACCTAGCCTCTGGCTTCTGACATCTTTGGCAAATCTCAAGGTAAATTCTTTGACTCTCTATTAGGAAAATACAAAAGGTATCAACAAGCAGCGAgcccaaatatattttattttatgagtATTAAATAAGAGTTTTTGTCTTACCTCTAGCTTCTCTGGAGCAGTGACTACCATTGCCGCCACCAGAGCTCCAGCAGATGCCCCGGCACATGCTCTGAGGGAGCCCAGAAGC contains:
- the pnpla4 gene encoding patatin-like phospholipase domain-containing protein 4 gives rise to the protein MSVQAVNLSFAACGFLGIYQLGACGAILRHGDKLLGSLRACAGASAGALVAAMVVTAPEKLERVKEFTLRFAKDVRSQRLGAVTPGYDFMLTLRDGIEEFLPSNAHSIAGDRLHISITHSKSGKNSIVSHFASREDLIKVLLASSFVPVYAGIKPVEWKGKKWIDGGFTDGLPVLPEGRTVTVSPFAGHQDICPKHRGLLNLHLRLANMGVMLSKENIVRLNQSLFPPPEARMLQYCEEGHEDAMTFLKKENWIQ